One window from the genome of Gadus macrocephalus chromosome 7, ASM3116895v1 encodes:
- the LOC132460891 gene encoding homeobox protein MSH-D-like translates to MGESNSPVLSRHPFSVEALMSGSRTRRGPPHCVGLTGGKHGDGPSPTDLVHTGRSSSYSLCGEHYGPAEGNPKHFVSVPTSPVKSETSESDDSAPWIINGTFSSHTGLVSPSCPLRKHKTNRKPRTPFTTAQLLALERRFRQKQYLSIAERAEFSSSLALTETQVKIWFQNRRAKAKRLQEAELEKLKMAADAKTAAVVAASAAGVLHSGFRLSLPLGAMSLYGHAHTHSAYHHGHHQGPHRALWPLAPLGLYSAPLGYMYHLS, encoded by the exons ATGGGGGAGAGTAACAGTCCAGTACTGAGCCGCCATCCGTTCAGCGTGGAGGCTCTCATGTCCGGCAGCAGGACGCGCCGAGGTCCCCCCCACTGCGTCGGGCTCACCGGCGGGAAACACGGGGATGGACCTTCGCCGACGGACCTAGTCCACACTGGCCGAAGCTCTTCCTACTCCCTGTGCGGGGAACACTACGGTCCGGCCGAGGGGAACCCAAAGCACTTCGTGTCGGTCCCGACGTCTCCGGTGAAGTCCGAGACGTCAGAGTCAGACGACTCTGCACCTTGGATCATAAACGGCACTTTCTCGTCCCACACCG gtctggTGAGCCCCAGCTGCCCGCTGAGGAAACACAAGACCAACCGTAAGCCGCGGACCCCCTTCACCACCGCCCAGCTGCTGGCGCTGGAGCGCCGCTTCCGGCAGAAGCAGTACCTGTCCATCGCCGAGCGCGCCGAGTTCTCATCCTCGCTGGCGCTCACCGAGACCCAGGTGAAgatctggttccagaaccgCCGTGCCAAGGCCAAGCGGCTCCAGGAGGCCGAGCTGGAAAAACTCAAAATGGCCGCCGACGCCAAaacggcggcggtggtggcggcgagTGCGGCGGGGGTCCTGCACAGCGGCTTCAGGCTGTCCCTGCCCCTTGGTGCCATGTCGTTGTACggacatgctcacacacactcggccTACCACCACGGGCACCACCAGGGCCCCCACAGAGCCCTGTGGCCCCTCGCCCCCCTGGGACTGTACTCGGCCCCCCTGGGCTACATGTACCATCTGTCGTAG